The following proteins are co-located in the Panthera uncia isolate 11264 chromosome F1, Puncia_PCG_1.0, whole genome shotgun sequence genome:
- the ADIPOR1 gene encoding adiponectin receptor protein 1 isoform X1, with protein sequence MSSHKGSVVAQGNGAPASNRETDTVELAELGPLLEEKGKRAIANPTKAEEEQACPVPQEEEEEVRVLTLPLQAHHAMEKMEEFVYKVWEGRWRVIPYDVLPDWLKDNDYLLHGHRPPMPSFRACFKSIFRIHTETGNIWTHLLGFVLFLFLGILTMLRPNMYFMAPLQEKVVFGMFFLGAVLCLSFSWLFHTVYCHSEKVSRTFSKLDYSGIALLIMGSFVPWLYYSFYCSPQPRLIYLSIVCVLGISAIIVAQWDRFATPKHRQTRAGVFLGLGLSGVVPTMHFTIAEGFVKATTVGQMGWFFLMAVMYITGAGLYAARIPERFFPGKFDIWFQSHQIFHVLVVAAAFVHFYGVSNLQEFRYGLEGGCTDDSLL encoded by the exons ATGTCTTCTCACAAAGGATCTGTGGTGGCACAGGGCAATGGGGCTCCTGCCAGTAACAGGGAAACGGACACAGTGGAGCTGGCTGAACTGGGACCCCTGCTAGAAGAGAAGGGCAAACGGGCCATTGCCAACCCAACCAAA gCTGAAGAAGAGCAAGCATGCCCAGTgccccaggaagaggaggaggaagtgcgGGTACTGACACTTCCCCTGCAAGCCCACCACGCCATGGAGAAGATGGAGGAGTTTGTGTATAAG GTCTGGGAGGGACGCTGGAGGGTCATCCCATATGACGTACTCCCCGACTGGCTGAAGGACAATGACTACCTGCTACATGGCCACAGACCACCGATGCCCTCCTTCCGGGCTTGCTTCAAGAGCATTTTCCGCATCCATACAGAAACTGGCAACATCTGGACCCATCTGCTTG GTTTTGTGCTGTTTCTCTTTTTGGGAATCTTGACCATGCTCAGACCAAATATGTACTTCATGGCCCCTCTACAGGAGAAGGTGGTTTTTGGGATGTTCTTTTTGGGTGCAGTGCTCTGTCTCAGCTTCTCCTGGCTCTTTCACACCGTCTATTGTCATTCAGAGAAAGTCTCTCGGACTTTTTCCAA ACTGGATTATTCAGGGATTGCTCTACTGATTATGGGGAGCTTTGTCCCCTGGCTCTATTACTCCTTCTACTGCTCCCCACAGCCACGGCTCATCTACCTCTCCATCGTCTGTGTCCTGGGCATCTCTGCCATCATTGTGGCACAGTGGGACCGGTTTGCCACTCCTAAGCACCGGCAGACAAGAGCAG GGGTGTTCCTGGGACTTGGCTTGAGCGGTGTTGTGCCCACCATGCACTTTACTATTGCTGAGGGCTTTGTCAAGGCCACCACAGTGGGCCAGATGGGCTGGTTCTTCCTCATGGCTGTGATGTACATCACCGGAGCTGGCCTTTATGCTGCTCGAATTCCCGAGCGCTTCTTTCCTGGAAAATTTGACATATGG TTCCAGTCTCATCAGATTTTCCATGTCCTGGTGGTGGCAGCAGCCTTTGTCCACTTCTACGGGGTCTCCAACCTTCAAGAATTCCGTTACGGCCTGGAGGGGGGCTGTACTGATgactcccttctctga
- the ADIPOR1 gene encoding adiponectin receptor protein 1 isoform X2: MSSHKGSVVAQGNGAPASNRETDTVELAELGPLLEEKGKRAIANPTKAEEEQACPVPQEEEEEVRVLTLPLQAHHAMEKMEEFVYKVWEGRWRVIPYDVLPDWLKDNDYLLHGHRPPMPSFRACFKSIFRIHTETGNIWTHLLGFVLFLFLGILTMLRPNMYFMAPLQEKVVFGMFFLGAVLCLSFSWLFHTVYCHSEKVSRTFSKLDYSGIALLIMGSFVPWLYYSFYCSPQPRLIYLSIVCVLGISAIIVAQWDRFATPKHRQTRAVPVSSDFPCPGGGSSLCPLLRGLQPSRIPLRPGGGLY; encoded by the exons ATGTCTTCTCACAAAGGATCTGTGGTGGCACAGGGCAATGGGGCTCCTGCCAGTAACAGGGAAACGGACACAGTGGAGCTGGCTGAACTGGGACCCCTGCTAGAAGAGAAGGGCAAACGGGCCATTGCCAACCCAACCAAA gCTGAAGAAGAGCAAGCATGCCCAGTgccccaggaagaggaggaggaagtgcgGGTACTGACACTTCCCCTGCAAGCCCACCACGCCATGGAGAAGATGGAGGAGTTTGTGTATAAG GTCTGGGAGGGACGCTGGAGGGTCATCCCATATGACGTACTCCCCGACTGGCTGAAGGACAATGACTACCTGCTACATGGCCACAGACCACCGATGCCCTCCTTCCGGGCTTGCTTCAAGAGCATTTTCCGCATCCATACAGAAACTGGCAACATCTGGACCCATCTGCTTG GTTTTGTGCTGTTTCTCTTTTTGGGAATCTTGACCATGCTCAGACCAAATATGTACTTCATGGCCCCTCTACAGGAGAAGGTGGTTTTTGGGATGTTCTTTTTGGGTGCAGTGCTCTGTCTCAGCTTCTCCTGGCTCTTTCACACCGTCTATTGTCATTCAGAGAAAGTCTCTCGGACTTTTTCCAA ACTGGATTATTCAGGGATTGCTCTACTGATTATGGGGAGCTTTGTCCCCTGGCTCTATTACTCCTTCTACTGCTCCCCACAGCCACGGCTCATCTACCTCTCCATCGTCTGTGTCCTGGGCATCTCTGCCATCATTGTGGCACAGTGGGACCGGTTTGCCACTCCTAAGCACCGGCAGACAAGAGCAG TTCCAGTCTCATCAGATTTTCCATGTCCTGGTGGTGGCAGCAGCCTTTGTCCACTTCTACGGGGTCTCCAACCTTCAAGAATTCCGTTACGGCCTGGAGGGGGGCTGTACTGA